In Bacillus sp. Cs-700, one genomic interval encodes:
- a CDS encoding cell wall-binding repeat-containing protein: protein MKKSNIFLVIFTLCVISFFTPHVEAEETINVIVKYSESSDLVKTQSISSQFDTIEVPKSESKKLIRELESLPYVQYAEEDVPVYLMDSTPVNDPYYTKQMSAFTEISVEQAWMKYVRSDEITVAVLDTGVDLDHPDLANNLANGVNLVNPSKTPDDENGHGTHVAGLIGAETNNGVGISSISRGVKIMPIKVMEGTTGQMSTVIQGIEYAVSHGADVINLSLGTYSNMKAMSDVIQLAAENGVTVVAAGGNDNQNRVIYPAAYKSTIAVASTQTGTNEKASFSNWGAEIDLHTPGTDIYSTWLNSYETDSGTSMSTALVSSAASMILQKSPFLTSAQVKDVLTSSTDPTNKLEGMGSGRLNVFSALEYVETKNRIYGKTAVHTAVAVSKHGWGGLNQKQVTLNGESIDGKFVILASGLTFPDSLAAAPLSSYLDAPILLQQTNALAEANIEELKRLKATHVVIVGGSGAVSQIAENELKQLGIDTIRLSGKDRYATAVAINNAIPFGTDEAMIVSGEDFPDALSIAPYAGRYDYPVLFVQKSKAPEVVKSYLSSKGIRHAYAIGGTGVISNEMMDSLKTPYNRISGEDRYATNYKVMKQFGLEEEALYIATGTNFPDALVGGALASKVESSVMLTHPQKMLTTVNEELTYLGNKGFKDYHFLGGYGAVSPRIAWEIDEKLLY, encoded by the coding sequence TTGAAGAAGAGCAACATTTTTCTTGTTATTTTTACATTGTGCGTGATTTCGTTTTTTACACCACACGTTGAAGCAGAAGAAACGATTAACGTTATTGTAAAATACTCAGAATCTAGTGATCTAGTGAAGACTCAGTCGATTTCCAGTCAGTTTGATACGATTGAAGTACCGAAGTCAGAAAGTAAAAAGCTTATAAGAGAATTGGAAAGTCTACCGTATGTGCAATACGCTGAAGAAGACGTGCCTGTTTATTTAATGGATTCAACGCCTGTAAATGATCCCTATTATACAAAGCAAATGTCCGCTTTTACGGAAATTTCCGTTGAGCAGGCATGGATGAAATATGTACGATCTGATGAAATCACTGTTGCCGTTTTAGATACAGGTGTCGATCTCGATCATCCTGATTTAGCTAATAATCTTGCTAATGGAGTTAATCTCGTAAATCCTTCTAAAACACCAGACGATGAAAATGGCCACGGTACTCACGTTGCGGGTTTGATCGGCGCAGAAACGAATAATGGAGTGGGGATATCTTCTATATCACGCGGGGTCAAGATCATGCCGATTAAAGTAATGGAAGGTACGACAGGACAAATGTCCACGGTCATTCAAGGCATTGAATATGCCGTTTCTCATGGAGCAGATGTGATTAATTTAAGTCTTGGTACATACAGCAATATGAAAGCAATGAGTGATGTGATTCAACTGGCGGCTGAGAATGGGGTAACCGTTGTGGCAGCAGGTGGAAATGATAATCAAAATCGGGTTATTTATCCTGCCGCATATAAGTCGACGATCGCAGTAGCATCAACCCAAACGGGTACGAATGAAAAAGCCTCATTCTCTAATTGGGGAGCAGAGATCGATCTTCACACGCCTGGTACGGATATTTATAGCACGTGGCTTAACTCATACGAAACGGATAGTGGGACGAGTATGTCCACTGCGCTTGTAAGCTCAGCAGCCAGCATGATTTTACAAAAAAGTCCATTTTTAACGAGTGCTCAGGTAAAAGATGTGCTTACTTCTAGTACTGATCCAACTAACAAGTTAGAAGGAATGGGAAGTGGACGCTTGAATGTCTTTTCCGCTTTAGAATACGTTGAAACAAAAAATAGAATTTATGGCAAAACGGCCGTTCACACAGCTGTTGCGGTTTCTAAGCACGGTTGGGGAGGATTAAATCAAAAACAGGTTACTTTAAATGGTGAAAGCATAGATGGAAAGTTCGTGATTTTAGCAAGTGGCTTAACCTTTCCAGATAGTTTAGCAGCGGCTCCTTTATCGTCCTATCTTGATGCGCCGATATTGCTTCAGCAAACGAATGCTTTAGCAGAAGCTAATATAGAAGAACTAAAGAGACTAAAGGCTACTCACGTTGTTATTGTAGGAGGATCTGGTGCTGTATCCCAGATAGCAGAGAATGAATTAAAGCAATTAGGTATTGACACAATTCGATTATCCGGAAAAGATCGATATGCTACTGCAGTTGCTATTAATAACGCTATTCCCTTTGGAACAGATGAGGCAATGATCGTTTCGGGAGAAGATTTTCCTGATGCCCTTTCTATTGCCCCTTACGCTGGAAGATATGATTACCCAGTATTGTTTGTTCAAAAAAGCAAGGCACCGGAGGTTGTGAAGTCCTATCTCTCTTCTAAAGGAATACGTCATGCTTATGCGATCGGTGGTACAGGGGTGATCTCTAACGAAATGATGGACTCTCTCAAAACGCCTTATAATAGAATTAGTGGTGAAGATCGCTATGCAACGAACTACAAGGTTATGAAACAGTTTGGCTTAGAGGAAGAAGCGCTATATATTGCCACTGGTACGAACTTTCCCGATGCGTTAGTTGGAGGAGCCTTAGCTTCAAAAGTAGAAAGCTCAGTCATGTTAACTCATCCCCAAAAAATGCTAACTACTGTGAATGAAGAATTGACTTATTTAGGTAATAAAGGATTCAAAGATTATCATTTCCTTGGAGGATATGGTGCTGTTTCTCCCCGAATTGCATGGGAAATTGATGAAAAACTACTGTACTAG
- a CDS encoding helix-turn-helix domain-containing protein, which yields MIGAKIRYFRQMKGITQEQLASGICSIPYLSKIEHGLAQPSEELVGHLCKELGVSLDQVDDEDKMNKLHNDLDSWYKEMRLRNFDEVVSYKKLIDEEIDGVEDPDMLTKYLLLSFRYHILFRETDKANDILERLYHVQERLSEQLEFYYFYFLGLYYYQNSKFKEAGEQYKKAHFLLTSMKSNSAEWAEFYYQQALVHNRLSQITLSNNLAIKCLEMFNKEYNFKRASDTEILLGVNNRVILNYGEAEHHFQNAQKYAESFNDKRLKSIIYHDLGYVYSCQNESDLALKYYQLALQNSEVHEIEDRAKTLYLIASEYIKSGNFDLARKSIDDGMELVTKTEYLEYIHHFKILILKLSSKQSENQEVILKDAVEYFEEKTRWYYVSEYGEMLADHYFNNGQYKNSSFYFRLANDARKKIMN from the coding sequence ATGATTGGAGCAAAAATCCGATACTTCAGGCAGATGAAAGGCATCACGCAAGAACAACTCGCTTCCGGAATCTGTTCTATTCCGTATTTAAGTAAAATCGAACACGGTCTTGCCCAGCCAAGTGAAGAACTTGTTGGACATCTTTGTAAAGAGTTAGGCGTTTCTCTTGATCAGGTTGATGATGAGGATAAAATGAATAAACTTCACAATGATCTAGACTCCTGGTACAAAGAAATGCGTCTAAGAAACTTTGATGAAGTTGTTAGTTACAAAAAGCTGATAGATGAAGAAATTGATGGCGTGGAAGATCCAGATATGCTCACGAAATATCTTCTTTTATCGTTTAGGTATCATATTTTATTTAGAGAAACTGATAAAGCAAATGATATTCTAGAGAGATTGTATCATGTACAAGAAAGGCTATCTGAGCAACTTGAATTCTATTATTTTTACTTTTTAGGATTATATTACTACCAAAACAGTAAATTTAAAGAAGCTGGTGAACAGTACAAAAAAGCTCATTTCCTTCTGACTTCGATGAAATCAAATTCTGCAGAATGGGCAGAATTTTATTATCAGCAAGCGCTTGTACACAATCGTCTTAGTCAAATTACTTTATCTAATAACCTTGCAATAAAATGCCTCGAAATGTTTAATAAAGAATACAATTTCAAAAGAGCATCAGACACTGAAATTCTTTTAGGAGTAAACAATAGAGTTATCTTAAATTATGGAGAAGCCGAACATCACTTTCAAAACGCACAAAAATATGCGGAATCTTTTAATGATAAACGACTTAAGAGTATTATTTATCATGACCTTGGTTATGTATACTCTTGCCAAAACGAATCGGATTTGGCTTTAAAATACTATCAATTAGCTTTGCAAAATAGTGAAGTGCACGAAATTGAAGATCGAGCCAAGACATTATATTTAATTGCTTCAGAGTATATTAAAAGTGGTAACTTTGATCTCGCTCGTAAATCAATTGATGATGGTATGGAGCTAGTTACCAAGACAGAGTACCTAGAATATATCCACCATTTTAAAATCTTGATTTTAAAACTTAGTAGCAAGCAGAGTGAAAATCAAGAGGTAATCCTTAAAGATGCAGTTGAATACTTTGAGGAAAAAACACGTTGGTACTATGTTTCAGAGTACGGTGAAATGCTGGCAGACCATTATTTCAATAATGGCCAATATAAAAATTCAAGTTTTTATTTTAGGTTAGCGAACGATGCCAGGAAAAAAATCATGAATTAG
- a CDS encoding cell wall-binding repeat-containing protein, whose protein sequence is MTFKKKFITVFAGATLLASSFSNVGYNPDVAEAALQETKKFKPAISQEISALAFSDAAVQELIVVTKGKKDLSSQLEKMGVKVIDNHKNYVYLTEIPTNKVMDVYGLDDVASLGKNGTVELEKTFDDPEIAPINEAAEEVVGPKTEETHDATGVDEFHNKYDGSGTRVAIIDSGPDPGHEAFTEKLAEGYFGKSKIVGVHDYTIGDQTNERDSEVPLAEGDVIFDNTVDEGDSFTVGEDTYKTNGIDASDDEYHFGFLAPDLNSGDLNADGEMTEDHDEDVEGNDADKFGVLMVDDKVYIDKDNDMDFTDEIPYANNEAGTFDVNVEDELVGANFRINSLDSEDPFVNVFFDVNGHGTHVSGITAANGPARSNETGAIAKDGVAPGAELVGLKVFKAEGGAASYSIMSAMVDAALPESLGGYDADVVNMSLGSLPDLNDGTDADDELADLLSEEFGTMFAMSAGNEGPGADSVGSPGTSTASISVGAHMDEEMWATEYDAYPFGKNADGTPKEGDGLWYFSSNGPREDGMQKPDIVAPGASYASYPAQLGNYAVLQGTSMSAPYVAGALALLKQATEKDRVPFDYESAREALIQTAQPLEGYERSQQGAGLIDIPAAYEYLKNNFINNVKEVNVQVYHGEKVSGGPGLYVRNQEVPDKVEVLIENPTNETKELTIKPSESWFTPSKKSITLKAGQSEKITVTYDKDQLQVGRNEGTLVIDDKATAYVEARSYQTIIIGEEFTSENKYRFSDQGEVQSSKTEHYYFDVKPGMEEIRFALSALQENGEYQGRVRMFVHDPDGKQVSEYQGYAGYGPEASSLKVEENVFESPKAGVWEVAVYGTIAPEEGKEVNKFNFEAFVQGVVATPGEVDLGSVAPGTKTTKEVKFENYLSGAKKVKIETGDFSKAESNKSRIEVPYNDYYLEELEIENNISLEVATSNPKNPIDDVDLEFYKKTKEGYVPVASSGDASSDEKVNVKALEDGTYLVAVYGYSSSDGKATEVDLTITEERVLNPGEEGLGELSATNKTFDLGIGKSLKTDVKITTPDASGDYTAGVFLKDAATDEVLSILPVSVDGGVVDVIKGSDREATAIEVSKEMYPDGFTEEDSKTVVITTGYDFPDALSAGPLASAYEAPVLLAGPKGKLSEKVRLEISRLGAENAVIVGGTGVVSDDVLLQLAELGISTKNVERLSGKSRFDTNLAIVNHLQEKNGYVGKGVFLATGMNYADALSAAGIAGEMQMPIVLTDGKKLSKEAKEILTGEAVYVLGGTGAISDTVYNEVESIAFDTMRLKGKNRYGTLAAIQEEFADATDTLYVASGQTFPDALSSAPLVSMNKGTLVLVQKDDVPTEVESFLTKYLYTNDIKSVKVLGGNGAVSEVAKDELQKLVK, encoded by the coding sequence ATGACATTTAAGAAAAAGTTTATTACGGTCTTTGCTGGTGCGACTTTGTTGGCATCATCGTTCTCTAACGTTGGATACAACCCTGATGTAGCGGAAGCGGCCTTACAAGAAACAAAGAAGTTTAAACCAGCAATTTCACAGGAGATTTCAGCTCTTGCTTTTAGTGATGCGGCGGTACAAGAGTTGATTGTTGTAACAAAAGGAAAGAAAGACCTTTCTTCGCAACTTGAAAAAATGGGTGTTAAAGTAATTGATAACCATAAGAACTATGTCTACTTAACAGAAATTCCAACAAATAAAGTAATGGATGTTTATGGGCTTGATGACGTAGCGTCACTTGGTAAAAATGGAACAGTTGAATTGGAAAAGACATTCGATGACCCTGAAATAGCACCTATTAATGAAGCTGCAGAGGAAGTAGTTGGCCCCAAAACAGAAGAAACACACGATGCAACAGGTGTGGATGAATTTCATAATAAATATGATGGCTCAGGAACGAGAGTCGCTATTATTGACTCTGGTCCAGACCCAGGTCATGAAGCCTTCACTGAAAAGCTAGCTGAGGGATACTTTGGTAAATCGAAAATTGTCGGCGTGCATGATTACACGATTGGAGACCAAACGAATGAAAGAGATTCAGAGGTTCCACTTGCTGAAGGCGATGTGATTTTCGACAACACAGTTGATGAGGGGGATTCCTTTACTGTTGGAGAAGATACATATAAGACAAACGGGATTGATGCCTCGGATGACGAGTATCATTTTGGCTTTCTGGCGCCTGACCTGAATTCAGGTGATCTAAATGCCGATGGTGAAATGACGGAAGACCATGATGAAGATGTAGAAGGTAACGATGCTGATAAATTTGGTGTCTTAATGGTTGATGATAAAGTTTACATTGATAAAGATAATGACATGGACTTCACTGATGAAATTCCTTATGCGAACAATGAAGCTGGTACATTTGATGTCAATGTAGAGGATGAGTTGGTTGGAGCTAACTTCCGCATCAATTCACTAGATTCAGAGGATCCATTTGTGAATGTTTTCTTTGATGTCAATGGACATGGTACTCACGTATCGGGTATAACAGCAGCTAATGGGCCAGCAAGATCGAACGAAACAGGAGCCATTGCCAAAGATGGCGTTGCACCAGGAGCTGAGTTAGTAGGTCTTAAAGTGTTTAAAGCTGAAGGCGGTGCAGCTAGTTATAGCATCATGTCAGCGATGGTAGATGCTGCCCTTCCAGAATCTCTAGGCGGGTATGACGCAGATGTTGTTAATATGAGTCTAGGTTCTTTACCAGACTTAAATGACGGCACAGATGCAGATGACGAGTTAGCAGATCTATTATCTGAAGAATTCGGTACGATGTTTGCTATGTCAGCAGGTAACGAAGGACCTGGGGCTGATTCAGTAGGTTCACCAGGAACGAGTACAGCTTCGATCTCTGTAGGTGCACACATGGATGAAGAAATGTGGGCAACCGAATATGATGCCTATCCGTTTGGAAAGAACGCTGATGGTACGCCAAAAGAAGGAGATGGGCTTTGGTACTTCTCTTCTAATGGTCCGAGGGAAGATGGTATGCAAAAACCTGATATTGTTGCGCCAGGAGCATCGTATGCTTCTTATCCAGCACAATTAGGTAATTATGCAGTACTTCAAGGTACAAGTATGTCAGCACCTTACGTAGCAGGCGCACTTGCTCTTTTGAAACAAGCTACTGAAAAAGATAGGGTTCCTTTTGACTATGAATCAGCGCGTGAGGCATTAATTCAAACAGCTCAACCACTTGAAGGGTATGAGCGTTCACAGCAAGGTGCAGGTTTAATTGATATTCCTGCTGCCTATGAATATTTGAAAAACAATTTTATTAATAACGTAAAAGAAGTAAATGTCCAAGTTTACCACGGTGAAAAAGTTTCGGGTGGTCCAGGGCTTTACGTAAGAAATCAAGAAGTACCTGATAAAGTAGAAGTTCTCATTGAAAACCCTACTAATGAAACAAAAGAATTAACAATTAAGCCGAGTGAAAGTTGGTTTACGCCATCTAAGAAGTCGATCACACTAAAAGCAGGTCAAAGTGAGAAAATTACTGTTACTTATGATAAGGACCAGCTTCAGGTTGGTAGAAACGAAGGAACTCTAGTAATTGATGATAAGGCGACGGCTTATGTTGAAGCGCGCTCTTATCAAACGATTATTATTGGAGAAGAGTTCACTTCAGAAAACAAATATCGTTTTAGTGATCAGGGAGAAGTTCAATCTTCCAAAACAGAACACTATTACTTTGATGTAAAACCAGGAATGGAAGAAATCCGTTTTGCCCTTTCTGCTCTTCAGGAAAATGGCGAATATCAAGGTCGAGTTAGAATGTTCGTACATGATCCGGATGGTAAGCAAGTAAGTGAGTATCAAGGATATGCGGGTTATGGACCAGAAGCCTCTTCCCTTAAAGTAGAAGAAAATGTTTTTGAAAGTCCTAAAGCGGGTGTATGGGAAGTAGCGGTCTACGGTACGATTGCTCCTGAAGAAGGTAAAGAAGTAAACAAATTTAATTTCGAAGCTTTTGTACAAGGGGTTGTAGCTACTCCAGGCGAAGTTGACCTTGGTTCTGTCGCTCCAGGTACAAAAACAACAAAAGAAGTTAAATTCGAAAATTATCTTTCAGGTGCTAAAAAAGTAAAAATCGAAACTGGCGATTTTAGTAAAGCCGAATCAAATAAAAGTCGCATTGAAGTTCCATATAACGATTATTATTTGGAAGAGTTGGAAATCGAAAATAATATTTCTTTAGAGGTAGCAACTTCGAATCCGAAAAATCCAATTGATGACGTTGATCTGGAATTTTATAAGAAAACAAAAGAAGGGTATGTACCAGTAGCGTCTTCAGGTGATGCTTCTTCTGATGAAAAAGTAAATGTGAAAGCGCTAGAAGATGGTACTTACTTGGTAGCTGTTTATGGTTATTCGTCTAGTGACGGAAAAGCAACAGAAGTTGATCTTACAATAACGGAAGAACGAGTTCTAAATCCTGGTGAAGAAGGTCTGGGTGAACTATCCGCTACTAATAAAACTTTCGATCTAGGTATTGGGAAATCTCTTAAAACCGATGTGAAGATTACAACACCAGATGCATCTGGTGATTATACAGCGGGCGTATTCTTAAAGGATGCTGCTACTGACGAAGTCCTTTCAATTCTACCTGTATCTGTTGATGGCGGCGTAGTGGATGTCATCAAAGGTTCAGACCGAGAAGCGACTGCTATTGAAGTATCAAAAGAGATGTATCCTGATGGTTTCACTGAGGAAGATAGTAAAACTGTGGTCATCACGACTGGATACGACTTCCCAGATGCTTTATCAGCTGGTCCACTGGCAAGTGCATATGAAGCACCAGTTCTTCTCGCAGGACCTAAGGGGAAACTGTCAGAAAAGGTTAGATTAGAAATCTCACGTCTAGGTGCTGAAAATGCCGTAATTGTTGGTGGTACAGGTGTTGTATCCGACGATGTCCTTCTTCAACTTGCTGAGCTTGGAATCAGCACAAAAAATGTTGAACGATTATCTGGTAAAAGTCGTTTCGATACGAACTTAGCCATTGTAAACCACCTACAAGAAAAGAATGGTTATGTAGGAAAAGGTGTGTTTCTTGCGACTGGTATGAACTATGCAGACGCACTTAGCGCTGCTGGTATTGCTGGCGAGATGCAAATGCCAATTGTGCTTACAGATGGAAAGAAACTATCTAAAGAAGCAAAAGAAATTCTTACAGGTGAAGCTGTGTATGTTCTTGGAGGTACAGGAGCAATTTCTGACACTGTTTATAATGAAGTAGAAAGCATTGCTTTTGATACGATGAGATTGAAAGGGAAAAATCGTTACGGTACTTTAGCAGCGATTCAAGAGGAGTTTGCTGACGCTACGGATACCTTATATGTAGCAAGTGGTCAGACTTTCCCTGACGCACTTTCTTCAGCACCACTCGTATCTATGAACAAAGGAACGCTAGTTCTTGTTCAAAAAGATGATGTTCCAACAGAAGTTGAGTCTTTCCTAACAAAATATCTGTATACGAATGATATTAAATCTGTGAAAGTATTAGGTGGAAATGGAGCAGTAAGTGAAGTAGCGAAAGATGAGTTGCAAAAGTTAGTCAAGTAA
- a CDS encoding HAD-IIB family hydrolase — protein sequence MAFYMFDVDGVLTDENARPDEDVVKSIEQLAKDEHILSFVTGRSREWLSDYLFPLFDDDMDWSSLYCVCEHGAIKGRGTDISSWDIDEEYVISDEVKDKLYKVSQKEKYEGLIQWDQTKESMGTVEAVHGDPGDKEHLKKTRESLQEYADDVEEISTESGNKTVVSTYGVDVIHPELSKKIGATWILDEIQSAEEVFVFGDSSGDMVMAVTAREHELENITFYWVGEGETPEEDKITSISSEASYSEGTKEILEKHIG from the coding sequence ATGGCTTTTTATATGTTTGATGTTGACGGCGTTTTAACAGATGAAAACGCTAGACCTGATGAAGATGTTGTAAAATCGATTGAACAATTAGCAAAAGATGAGCACATCCTATCTTTTGTGACAGGTCGTTCGAGAGAATGGCTTTCTGATTATCTATTTCCACTTTTTGATGATGACATGGACTGGTCTTCCCTTTATTGCGTATGCGAACACGGTGCGATTAAAGGACGTGGAACAGATATTTCTTCATGGGATATAGATGAAGAATATGTGATCTCTGATGAGGTGAAAGATAAGTTATACAAAGTGAGTCAAAAAGAGAAGTATGAAGGTCTGATTCAATGGGACCAAACGAAAGAATCCATGGGTACGGTTGAAGCCGTTCACGGTGATCCTGGAGATAAGGAACATTTAAAGAAAACTCGCGAATCGCTTCAGGAATACGCAGATGACGTTGAAGAGATTTCTACTGAATCTGGTAATAAAACCGTTGTCTCTACTTATGGAGTTGATGTGATTCACCCAGAGTTATCCAAGAAAATTGGCGCTACTTGGATACTTGATGAAATTCAATCAGCTGAGGAAGTATTTGTTTTTGGAGATAGTAGTGGTGATATGGTGATGGCTGTGACCGCAAGAGAACATGAATTAGAGAACATTACGTTTTACTGGGTTGGTGAGGGCGAAACGCCAGAAGAAGATAAAATCACTTCTATTTCAAGTGAAGCTTCCTATTCAGAGGGAACCAAGGAAATATTAGAAAAGCACATTGGCTAA
- a CDS encoding SGNH/GDSL hydrolase family protein has translation MKKFLLLFLFIICVSGILLGKMHWENKIETMSIKADAKETQKATVANEKAGNSLDDAMSNFSKELKELVQKKVSENKSITIAAVGSDATSDGDDSWPSILQSELDESYGKKVFSINVRSLGDKNSLEAMRKIREEGVETTPDVLLLEPFLLKDNGEIRIEDSLDAITSIISTYENVNEDMIIILQPSNPLYDSKYYPIQVDQLKKYAKDNDYLYLNHWKEWPELDSEKMEEYLTEESEPNKKGHQVWADYLVNYFTGQ, from the coding sequence ATGAAAAAGTTTTTATTACTCTTTTTATTTATTATTTGTGTAAGTGGGATTTTACTAGGCAAAATGCACTGGGAGAACAAGATAGAAACGATGAGTATTAAAGCTGATGCGAAGGAAACTCAGAAGGCAACGGTAGCAAATGAGAAGGCAGGAAATAGCTTAGATGATGCTATGTCCAATTTCTCAAAGGAATTAAAAGAATTGGTACAAAAAAAAGTGTCGGAAAATAAGTCTATCACTATCGCAGCAGTCGGTTCAGATGCTACTTCTGATGGTGATGATTCTTGGCCATCTATTTTGCAAAGCGAATTGGATGAAAGCTATGGGAAAAAAGTTTTCTCCATTAATGTAAGATCACTCGGAGATAAAAACTCATTAGAGGCTATGAGAAAAATAAGAGAAGAAGGAGTAGAAACGACTCCTGATGTCCTTCTACTGGAACCATTTCTCCTTAAGGACAATGGAGAAATTCGTATTGAAGATTCACTAGATGCTATTACAAGTATCATTTCCACTTATGAAAATGTGAATGAGGATATGATTATTATCCTACAACCTTCAAACCCATTATATGACTCCAAATATTATCCTATCCAGGTAGATCAATTAAAGAAATATGCTAAAGACAATGATTATCTTTATCTAAATCATTGGAAGGAATGGCCGGAACTGGATAGTGAAAAGATGGAGGAATATTTGACGGAAGAGAGTGAACCTAATAAAAAGGGGCACCAGGTTTGGGCGGATTATCTAGTTAATTATTTTACAGGTCAATAA
- a CDS encoding Gfo/Idh/MocA family oxidoreductase → MGLRFGIVGTANIARKAVIPAIQSASGAKVVSVASGSGKAKEFAEEMSIPHYHDSYEAMLEDDSIDAVYIPLPNTLHKKWTIAAAKKGKHVLCEKPAAITARDAMEMVEACEENGVVFMEAFMYQFHPQHEVVRDVIASGEIGDVKHMRANFSFYLGDKPNNIRLSNELGGGSIWDVGCYCIHSSRFIIGNEPLKVYAEAAIPEGGGVDLSATGIFTFANGVTASFDCSFERQMSNSYEILGTKGSIRLPFAYRPDAPGVSGTIQIKNSEGKVREETVEGEQYTLMVEHFAHCVQNNQTPSYTGEATVNNLKAIEACYESIKQNRPVELV, encoded by the coding sequence ATGGGACTGAGATTTGGAATAGTGGGGACGGCGAATATTGCAAGGAAAGCGGTTATACCTGCGATCCAAAGTGCTAGTGGTGCTAAAGTTGTGAGCGTAGCTAGTGGCAGTGGCAAAGCCAAAGAATTTGCAGAGGAAATGAGCATACCACATTATCATGACAGTTATGAAGCGATGTTGGAGGACGATTCAATTGACGCCGTTTATATTCCGCTTCCAAACACGCTTCACAAAAAATGGACCATTGCAGCTGCCAAGAAAGGGAAACACGTTCTTTGTGAAAAACCAGCGGCGATTACGGCTCGTGACGCGATGGAGATGGTGGAAGCTTGTGAAGAAAATGGCGTTGTATTCATGGAAGCCTTTATGTATCAATTCCATCCTCAGCACGAAGTTGTAAGGGATGTGATCGCGTCAGGTGAAATTGGTGATGTAAAGCATATGCGTGCGAATTTTTCATTCTACCTTGGAGATAAACCAAATAACATTCGCCTCAGCAATGAACTAGGTGGGGGAAGCATTTGGGATGTGGGTTGTTATTGCATTCATTCGTCTCGGTTCATTATTGGCAATGAACCACTTAAGGTGTATGCTGAAGCAGCTATTCCGGAAGGTGGAGGAGTTGACCTCTCCGCAACAGGCATCTTTACATTTGCGAACGGCGTTACCGCTTCGTTTGATTGTAGTTTCGAACGTCAAATGAGCAATTCTTATGAGATTCTTGGTACAAAAGGTAGCATCCGCCTACCGTTCGCTTACCGCCCTGACGCTCCAGGAGTGAGTGGTACGATTCAAATTAAAAATAGCGAAGGAAAGGTGAGAGAAGAAACGGTTGAAGGCGAGCAGTATACCCTCATGGTGGAACACTTCGCACACTGCGTTCAAAACAATCAAACGCCGTCTTACACAGGTGAGGCGACAGTAAATAACTTAAAAGCCATTGAAGCTTGCTATGAGTCGATTAAACAAAATCGACCAGTAGAACTAGTTTAA